GGGGAGGCTATCTCAGAAGTCGGTGATTTGGCTGCTTGGTGATTTGTTTATTTAGTGATTTATACTTCGCGCCGTTAGGTTTTGGGCATAGCGGCAATCGCAATCTGTTCAAAATCAAGAACATCAATCACGTTAATCTAACAAATCCTAGCGAATCAAGGTATAAACCCATTTTTCGCATCATTTATACACCAATATTTTCTGAACGAGCCTCTCCTGCTTCAAATAATAAATGCCGGAAGGCCAAGTGCTGATGTCTATGCTCTGTTGCTCGCCCTGCCCCAGCGGACGCGACCACACCGCTTGGCCTGCATGATTGATGATGCTGGGCCAGCCGCCATCTCTGCCCTTGCCAGTGTTTTCAACAAATAAAACATCGAAGGCCGGGTTGGGAAAAACACGATAGCTCGGTTGCTTGGTCTCGGGAATGGATGTGGTGCCCGGCGTGTGAAGGCTGAAATACACATCGGCAAAATTGGTATCGTTGTCCTTTTCAAACACCCTGAACCAGAGCCACGCCGAGCCAGCGGTGACGCCGGGCTGCACGACGAGTTTCAGGTAGGGGCGAATGGTGTCGTGCACGGGATTCATGGTGCCGTTGGGCGGAATGCCCGCATAACAAAGGCCGTAGTCGCAAATATCAATCACCCAGCCCTCCGGCACGCTCACCTCGAAGCGGCGCCAGCGCAATTGCAGCGTGTCGCCAGAGGGATTGTCAAAATAAATAAAACATTCATTGGCCTGCTCAAAGGCGACTTCCTGCTCCAAAAGCGCCTCGGGGATGGGGTGGAACGTCTGGGCGGCGAGTGGAAACAAGCCACACAAAAAAAGGAGTAGAAAAACGGGGTGTTTCATGTAGCCGATATTTGCCGCAGCAAGGTAGCAAGGCTCTGACATTCAGCGGCATAGGAAAGTTGGTTTTTGGACAAATACGGACAGATTTCATCGGGAGCCGCTCAAGGTCTTCACCAGCGTCTCCATGTCCCACGCCGCTTCCACCGAGAAGCCGCCCGTGTCCGTGCGTCGCAGGCTGCTGAGGTAGGCCCCGCTGCCGACGGATTGACCAAAGTCGTGCGCCAAAGAGCGGATGTAGGTGCCCTTGCCACACACCACGCGAAAATCTACCTGCACGCCATCGGCATAGTCGGCGTGAAGCATGATTTTCCCAACGCTGGACGGCGCTCGGCGCTCGGCAGGCGGCACGGGGCGCAGCGGACCAATTTCAAACGACTCGATGCGAACGGGACGCTGGGGCAATTCCACCGTCTCGCCCGTGCGGGCGTTCTGGTAGAGCCGCCTGCCATCCACCTTCACGGCGGAGAACATGGGAGGCAACTGCATGATGTCGCCGACGAATTGCTTCGCCGCTTCTTGCAGCAGCGCGTCGTCAAGGTGCCCCGTCGGGAAAATGGCATCCACCGGTTTTTCCAAGTCGAAAGAAGCGGTGGTGCCCCCCAGCGTGAACGTGCCGGTGTATGCCTTTGGCATCGCCTGAAACGTCTCTATTTTTTTGGTGTATTCGCCCACGCACAGGATGAGCAGGCCCGTCGCCAAAGGGTCGAGGGTGCCGGCGTGACCGATTTTGAGTTTTCTTGTGCCAAGCCGCCGCGAGAGCGCCCAGCGCGCCTTGCCCACCACATCGAAGGAAGTCCACCCCAAAGGCTTGTCCACCAATATGACCATGCCTCTGGGAAAAGGCTCGGGGAAGGGTTGATTTTTTGACCATAGGTTCAGCATGGCGCAAAGTACCGCATCTTGAACGGAACAAAGTAGTCGAACACAATCAAACATGGGTAGAGCGAGCGCCCTTGTTGCCGTTGTTGGCGTCCCGCCAACAACACCTCGCGCATTTGTTGTTGCCGATGTTGGCGTCCTGCCAACAACACCTTGTTGCCGTTGTTGGCATCCTGCCAACAACACCTCGCGCATTTGTTGCCGTTGTTGGCATCCTGCCAACAACACCTCGCGCATTTGTTGTCATGTGGGAGGAATCCCCGCCGCATCCCTCAGCCGACGCACCACGCCCCACCCGATGCTGCACCCCTTGCCGATGCCCACAAAATCGGGCAAACCCACGTTGCAGGTGAATTCCAGCGAAAAGGCCAGCACTTTCACCCCCTTGTAGCTCACCCAGCGCTCGTCCTTGAGATGCTGCACCCGCACCTCTACCCTGCCGTCTTTTTCGCAGCCGAGTTGGTGGAGCAAGCTCACCAACTGGTTTTGCAAAATCTGTTGGAGCAGCATGAGGCGCTCCGGCAGCCCCGGCAAGCGCGTGTAGAGGCCGTAGTTTTCCTCGTTGAGGGCGAGCCATTGGCGGATGTGGTAGCGGGCGTGCCGTTCGCGCACCTCGAGCGAGCATTGGCGCACGTCGAGGCTGTGGATGCGCACGGGCGTGGCGCGGCCGTTGAGGTTGAGCGTCCAGTCGGGTTGCGAGAAAAAATGGTGCAACTCCTCGATGCCCTCGTTGAGGCACACCAGCATGGGGCGGCCGTGGTTGTGCTTGTACTGGATGAGCGGGAAGCGGTAGTGGTAGCCCCCGGTCTCGTTGTTGTGGTTGTGGAAAAGTTCGTGCTCGTAGCCGGCTTTGGCGGCCACGGCGCCCCGAAAGGCGGGCAGTTCCCACGGGTGGATAGGGGTGTCGAAAGCGACGGACAGCAGTCGAAGATGGGCGGCCATGATTGTCTCTCGATTTTGGTTTGCGCCCGCAAGTGTACGGCGATTTCTCACAGCGTTTATGGAAAAAATTGGGGCTTTGAGGGGATGAAATAGAGGTGGTTTCTGGCGGCTGACACATCAATACAGACACATAAACATTAGTAGGGGCACCCCAAAAACCGAACACGCCGACACTATCCATGGACAAAGTAACGCCAACTTTTAGTTGGCGCGCCCAAGCGCCCCCCCCCAACCAAGCAGATAGCCCGATGCGCGAGGCGTATCTGGTTTACAAACCCGATATGCCTCAAGCGTCACACAATTGCCCCTCGAAGCAAAAAATGCTCGTTGTCAGCGAAGAGAAAGGCAAAAGAGCGGACAAACAGCCATATAGCCCGACCGAATGCGCGGAAAAATCTCGCATAGAACTGCGAAAAAAACTCAGAAACAAGGGTAAACCGCCAAAAGTTGTCCTCATCGCAGTGGCGCACAAACCACTGCGCAAGGTCTGGGAGTAGTCATGAACGAATCCATGTTCGACAACGGCTTCGAGACAAAAAACAGGGGGACGGCGTGATTTTTTTTCAACTTTCTGTTGGTTGAAAATATATCTCACCCCTATTTGAGTGGAGAGTGGTTGGAAGGGGTTTCGGGTATACTGGCGCAACCCTGCATTTTGGTCGCAATCCCTATTTGAGTGGAGAGTGGTTGGAAGCAAACCGGCACAACCATCACCCAAAACATCACAGCGTCGCAATCCCTATTTGAGTGGAGAGTGGTTGGAAGGAGTTTGGCAAGTATCAGTACGAACAAAGCAAGAAGTCGCAATCCCTATTTGAGTGGAGAGTGGTTGGAAGTTAAAGGGATAAAATGATTGTGCCCTTGCTCAAGTCGCAATCCCTATTTGAGTGGAGAGTGGTTGGAAGTGCTCGACCCTCAAGGAAAAGTGTTCGACGAAGAGGTCGCAATCCCTATTTGAGTGGAGAGTGGTTGGAAGCAATTGTCGACGTTTACCAATACGCGTTAACCTGTCGCAATCCCTATTTGAGTGGAGAGTGGTTGGAAGTTGGGGACGTACATCACGAACTACGACAACAGCAAGTCGCAATCCCTATTTGAGTGGAGAGTGGTTGGAAGTTTATGGAATTAATTGTTTTCATACTCGGTTACGCGTCGCAATCCCTATTTGAGTGGAGAGTGGTTGGAAGGTAACTACGCCAAGTGGCTGCGAAGCATCAGCAAGTCGCAATCCCTATTTGAGTGGAGAGTGGTTGGAAGACCAAATTTTTTCAGCCTATGTGTCCTACTTGCAGTCGCAATCCCTATTTGAGTGGAGAGTGGTTGGAAGCGGGTCTAATGAAATAAGCATTTTGTAATTCAAGGTGAAAGGTAGAAAAATCCCCCGCGTCGTTGCAAGTTTTTTTGCAAAAAAATGTGCGCTTTTTTCAAAATAACAATTCATCTTCAATATATGCGAACGGTCACGATGCGTTTTCCGCGTCATAATAGTCTGACAAGCAATGTGTTGAACGGTTTTTCGAAGGCGTTTTCAAAAAAGGGATTTGTAAACGGGCTTTTCTCGCAAGTTATACATAACGATTATTTCATGTGCCAGCCCTCCTTTCTTTCCAAATCAGCTTCAAGATAAGCCATTTTGCGTGCGTATGCAAGGAGAAAAAGCCATAAATTTTCCGCGTCCCGAAAGAATTTTTGTCACCCAAACACCGCTCTCGCCAACATATATTCCCCCAACACAGCAAAAACAAACGATATGCATAATTTTTTTGCAATCTCTTTGTTGCGCAGGTATTGCGCGAAAAAAATACCCGCATAAAGAGTACAGAAGCGACCGCGTAGCCGTATACAATTTTCCGCGTCAGCGACATTTAGTGCGCATCAACTTTTGCAAAGTCTGCAACCCGACGATACATTTGTCTCATAATAAATGAAAGCAGGCCGTTAATCTACACTCGGAAAAGTTTTTTCCCGACGTTCGAGGCACGATGACGCATCGGTTATGACCTCTCACCGCCACAGTCGAGCAAGCTCCCTTTACAAAGGGGAAACAATTTTGCACAGCTCACCGAATCCAATCCACTTGACGGCAATATAGTGGCCGAGACGAGCGTGAATCCCTGTATCCTTTGGCCAATAAGCAGACATTCTCATCCGAAAACAAACAATCCGACAAGCGGCAATGCGAGACGTGTTGCCACTCGGGATTGTATATCGTTCACAAAAATTTTTAATTATGGAAATCCATGTAACGCGTTATGGCTCAAAAGTTTCCGTTAAGGACGAGATGTTCGAGGTCTCGTGGTTCGACGAGCAACAAAATCGGCAGCAAGAATCACATTCGCCGCTCTCCGTCAAGACCATTCTCTTGCAAGATGGCGTGGTCGTCACCACGGCGGCGCTGCTGCTGGCGCTCCAACACGACGTTGACGTGCTGGTGGCCGACTTGCACGGGATGCCCAAGGGACGCTGCTACGGGTTCGATCTCCACAGCACTCCTGCCGTTCAGAAATCGCAGGTCATTGTCAGTGTCAGCCATCAAGCGGTGGCGCTCGTGAAAAACTGGACGGCGCAAAAACTAGAAAACCAATCGGCTTTTCTCGAAAAGCTCAAAAACCGGCGCGACGAAAGCAAGGGGGAGATGCTCGGCAAAGGCGCGCAAGAAATCCTGAAAAAGCGCAAGGAGGTGCTGGCACTCGATGGCAAGCGCGTGAGCGACATCGCCGACAGTTTGCGGGGGCTGGAAGGGGCTGCGGGGCAGACGTACTTTAAGACATTGAGCGATT
This genomic interval from Saprospiraceae bacterium contains the following:
- a CDS encoding T9SS type A sorting domain-containing protein produces the protein MKHPVFLLLFLCGLFPLAAQTFHPIPEALLEQEVAFEQANECFIYFDNPSGDTLQLRWRRFEVSVPEGWVIDICDYGLCYAGIPPNGTMNPVHDTIRPYLKLVVQPGVTAGSAWLWFRVFEKDNDTNFADVYFSLHTPGTTSIPETKQPSYRVFPNPAFDVLFVENTGKGRDGGWPSIINHAGQAVWSRPLGQGEQQSIDISTWPSGIYYLKQERLVQKILVYK
- the truB gene encoding tRNA pseudouridine(55) synthase TruB — translated: MLNLWSKNQPFPEPFPRGMVILVDKPLGWTSFDVVGKARWALSRRLGTRKLKIGHAGTLDPLATGLLILCVGEYTKKIETFQAMPKAYTGTFTLGGTTASFDLEKPVDAIFPTGHLDDALLQEAAKQFVGDIMQLPPMFSAVKVDGRRLYQNARTGETVELPQRPVRIESFEIGPLRPVPPAERRAPSSVGKIMLHADYADGVQVDFRVVCGKGTYIRSLAHDFGQSVGSGAYLSSLRRTDTGGFSVEAAWDMETLVKTLSGSR
- the cas1 gene encoding CRISPR-associated endonuclease Cas1 gives rise to the protein MEIHVTRYGSKVSVKDEMFEVSWFDEQQNRQQESHSPLSVKTILLQDGVVVTTAALLLALQHDVDVLVADLHGMPKGRCYGFDLHSTPAVQKSQVIVSVSHQAVALVKNWTAQKLENQSAFLEKLKNRRDESKGEMLGKGAQEILKKRKEVLALDGKRVSDIADSLRGLEGAAGQTYFKTLSDLLPIEYRFNTRSRMPARDPFNCFLNYGYAVLQADVERALLLAGISPYIGFLHRDDYRQKSMVFDFMEPYRVWIDRVVYRLFSGKKITSKHTEAIEGGLQLNKEGKKLLTEGIREFYEEKKETLDGKTVSRIYFLRQTAVRFARRLLQLAALEKENGTHTA